One Formosa agariphila KMM 3901 genomic window, AAGTTCTTGGAAACTCGTGTAAACGAAGTTTTTATACGGGTCGCGGTCTGTACCAATATCAAAACCATCAGCAATTAAATGCTGTGTTGTTTTTTCAATCTCACGCATATTTACACGTCCAGAAAGATAAAGGTATTTGTTAAGCACATCGCCGTGGCGGTTTTCTTCTCCTGTCCAATGGCGTACCCATTTAGACCAACCGTTACGTTCTATTTGTCCAACACCTTCTACATCCATTAACCAGGATTCGTAGGTTGGTAACGCTTCTTCGGTAATCATATCTCCAACTAAAACTACCCAGAAATCGTAAGGTAAGTCTTTAGCCAATTCTCTTATTTCTTTAACCTCTTCAAAAAACTTTGGACTTTCAGAATCTGGTAAGAAATCTGTTGGTTGCCAAATGGTTTCTATCGGAATTAAATATTTTTCTATTAAAGCGTCTACGTCTTTTTCTAAAAACTGCATCACTTCTAACCTTACATTTTTTAATGACATAATGTTAAGTTTTAATGGTTTATACTTTGTGTTACAGTGTGTTCAATTTCGTCAATTAAAGTGTCTGTAGTACCCGTAAAGGTAGATAAATTTATGGGTTTATGAACAGTTAATGAAATATGTGCACCTAATCCCATAGGAAACTTGCCGTATTTTAACGTTTTCCATGAGTTATTTATGGTTAAAGGTACAATTGTTGCGGTAGGTATATTTTTTATTAAAGTTTGCAACCCACGGCGTTGAAACGGCTTAGGATGGCCGTCTTTGCTGCGTGTGCCTTCTGGAAAAATAACTGCAGCATATTTTTTTCGTTTATAAATTCCGAAAACTCATTAATAGCACGAATCGATTGTCTCGGATTTTTTCTGTCTATTAAAGCTGCACCACCATGACGTAAATTATAAGATACACTTGGTATGCCTTTTCCGAGTTCTATTTTACTAATAAATTTAGGGTGATACTGTCTCATATACCAAAGTATAGGCGAAATATCGTACATGCTCTGGTGGTTAGAAACTATTATTAAAGGTGTATCTTTTGGAATGTCGTTCTCAAAATTATTCGTGTAAGTAAAGCGCGTGCCGAGTATATTTAAGCAACGCAACAATACAAATTGTAAGGCATTTACACTATGTTGTAATGCGTTATAGCCAAAAACTCTATGGCTAATCCACAATATGGGATGAAAAATACATATCGATAATAAAAACGCAAGAGCATATAATGCAGTAAGTGGATACGCTAGAATTTTCATTAATTAGGACTTACAGGTTTAGTTTAGCGGCAAATTTAAGATATAAAAAAACCACGCCAAAAGCGTGGTTTATATTTTTTACAAAATTCGACTTAACATACTTGGTTAAAAGCATCTTTAAGATTGTCTGCAATCATTTCTGCAGGACGACCTTCAATATGGTGACGCTCTAACATGTGTACCAATTCGCCATCTTTAAATAACGCAATACAAGGAGAACTTGGAGGAAAAGGAATCATATAACCTCTTGCTGCGTCTACAGCCTCTTTATCTACACCTGCAAAAACAGTTACTAAATGGTCTGGTTTTTTATCGTTTTGTATACTCATGCTTGCACCTGGACGAGCATTAGCGGCAGCACAACCACAAACAGAATTTACAACTACTAAAGTTGTTCCTTCTTTTGCAATAGCTGCATCTACAGCCTCGGCAGTGTGTAATTCTTCAAAACCAACTTTGGTTAAATCTTCGCGCATTGGTTTTACTAATTCTGCTGGATACATATTTTTTAATTTTTTGTTTAGTATTTAAAGCACAAATATACATAATTAAAAGTGAATCGTTATTTACTTTAACGTTACTTAAAGACGGCTTAATTTATACTTTTTGGGCGTTCCCTTGTTTTTAAACAAGGTCGGGCTATTCGCTATATCTTTTTGTTTTTTTCTCGAAAAACAAAAAGGATGCCGCTGCTATCCCTAACGCAAGCCTAGACAGAAAATTTATGTTTTATAAGATGGTTTTAACGTATTTATCTAATATAGTCTCCTAAAGGTTTCAAACCATGGTGATTTTAGAATTAAGAATAGTGGTACAATTGCAGTTCGTTAACATTCAAACTAAATTTACACAAGTATAAAACTACATGTAGTATATTAGCAGTCTTAAAAAAATAATTTATGAGTGTTTCAAAATGGTTAGGTGCCACATTAGGTTGGTCTTTTGGAGGTCCAATTGGCGCTATTCTAGGATTTGCATTAGGTAGTGTTGTCGATGGTTTGTCTAATGGAGGTATTAAGGTAAATACCCAAGGCCCATTTTCATCGCCTTCTCAATCCAGAACGAGATCGGGGGATTTTGAAGTGAGTTTATTAGTACTAGCCGCAATAGTTATAAAAGCCGATGGTAGAAGCGATCAGCGCGAATTAGATTACGTGCGTGCACAGTTTGTAGGTATGTATGGTAAAGATCGTGCAAACCAAGCCTTTAAATTATTCAAAAATATAAGTCAGCAGGAAAACATTCCTGTTCGCGATGTGTGTTTGCAAATCAAACAAATGATGGATCATCCTTCGCGTTTACAATTGCTTCATTTTTTATTCGGAATTGCTAAAGCCGATGGTAATGTAAGTAAATCTGAAGTCGATATTATTTATACCATTTCTAACTATTTAGGAATTCGTGCTATAGATTTTGAAAGCATTAAGGCTATGTTTTATAGCAGTAGTGATAATGCTTATAAAATTCTTGAAATCGATAAATCGGCAACCAACGACGAGATTAAGAAAGCGTATCGTAATATGGCCAAAAAATATCACCCAGATAAAGTGATTCATTTAGGTCCAGAACATCAAAAAGGAGCTGAGGAAAAATTCCGTCAGGTTAAAGATGCTTACGATCAGCTTCAAAAAGAACGTGGTTTTAATTAAATTTATAACGCATTCCTAAAAATAATCGAATGCCTTGATTTGGCGCGTACACATAAGACGGGTCGAATGTTAAGGCATATGGATTATCGGCTGTAGGAATAACATCGCCATTATTATTGAATTGAACATTTTTATCGAAAGGGTCTTCGGTTCTAGCAATGATAAACGGATTTCCTTTATTAGGTGTCCAATTTAATAGATTCTTTACGCCACCGTAAATTTCAAAATCAGAAAAAGCATAAGTAGCTTGTATGTTTTGAATACTATATACCGGCGAATATTCTTCTCTTGGATCTAAATCTCCAAGAAGAGGTAATCGCATGGGGCCATACAGATTTCCTGTATAGTCTAAAGTAATATGTGGTTTATAAAAGGAATAACTCACGCCCCAAGTTCCCGAATAACTTTCGGTTAAAATTTGTTTGGTTGTAATTCCATCTTCAGTTTGCGACACATCTTGAAAAGTAGCTCCAATTAATACTTTTAATCCGTTTGTAAATGTAATGTCAGCATTGGCGCTAACTCCAGTAGTTACAGCGTGTCCGTTTAAATTATCGTAAATAATCTCATTCGGATTACTATCATAATCTGGCAATATAACATTGGTGAAATATGTATACCAAGCTGAAGCATCTAACGTAAAAATATTATGGTTTTTTGTGTAAAACGTCTCCAGGTAATTAAAATTGATGTTATAGGATTGTTCAGGTTTTAGTTCTTCAGCAATAATAACATCTCTAGCACCTGTTAGTGCAGCGTGCTCTTCTGTAAATAAATTCACAACTCTAAAGCCTGTACCTGCATTAAATCGTATTATGGTTTCATTATCCGATTTGTATTTGTAAGCCAATCGTGGTGTGAATATAGAGCCATGTCGCTCATCATAATCATAACGCGCTCCTAGAAGTAAATTATGTTTTGTGTTAAACGAAATGTTGTCTTGTATAAAAAGTGAGGGTATAACAACTTCATCGGCATTTACAGTGGCGGGCGTATTGTCGTTATAATAGTTGTATCTAGCTGCTGTTCCTGCTAAAACATCGTGTTTATTTAATGTTTTATACCATGTTAATTGTGTAAAACCAATACGCTGCTGGGCTAAATAGGGGACATCTCCATACACCGAATTCTGATCGTGTTCGGTGTAAGAAAATTGTAAAAACATATTTTCATTAACAGGTAATTGGTAGTTTCCTAAAAGCTCGTAACGTGTGGTATAAATGCTTTCGCCATAAATTTTGTCACCGCCGCGGTAGCTTTTATCCCAATTCATTTCGCCTCCCCAGCGGTCTTCGTAAAAGAAACGTCCCGCAACATCGAATACCCGATTGTTTTTTCGTTTAACCTTCCATTTTTGAAATATAGAAACCCGGTCTTGTAAGGTAAGATCTGTAAAATTATCGTTGTTGTTATCTATGGGGTTGCTGTAGTTAAAATAATTTATACCTAGTAGTAGCGCGATTTTATCAGAAATATTGGCTTTAAAACTTAGATCTGCATTTACTTCCCCCCAAGACGACACAAATGCATCGGCAAACACACTCGAAGCTTTATCTGGACTTTTGGTAATTATATTTATTAACCCACCAACAGCTTCGCTACCATATAACGAAGAGGCGGGACCCTTAACTATTTCTATTTGATTTATTAATGAATTTGGAATCCCTGATAGTCCATACACAGTAGATAGTCCGCTAACTATAGGCATACCGTCAATTAATACTAAAGTGTAAGGTCCTTCTAATCCGTTTATATGAATATCTCCAGTATTACAGACATTACAGTTAATTTGAGGGCGAACACCATTTACATTTTGCATGGCTTCAAAGATACTAGGCGTTGGGTTTTTCTTTAAAAATGCAGTAGAATACACTTCAACCGGAACTGGACTATCACTTCTTCTAACGGGTTTTAAAGTTCCAGAAATTACAATTTCATCTAAAGATTCACTTTCATCTAAATTAAAATTAACAATGGTTTCTTGTTTCGAAATCGTAATGCGTTGCTTTTTTGATTTAAATCCTGTAAAAGAAGCTAGAATATAATACGAACCATAATCTATGTGTTCAATTTTAAAATATCCATTTTCATCTGTAGTAGATCCTTTGCTAGTATTTTGTATATAAACATTTGCGAAAGCCAAGGGGTCACCTTCGGTCGTGATTCTACCAGATAATACGCCTTTGTTTTGGGCGTAAATGCTAGTGGTAGTTAATGTTAGAAGAAGTAAAAGAAGTTTCATACGTATAATTTTTAAGCAAATATAAATAAATATTTAGACTAGACTAAAAAATTATTTGTATTCAAGTAAATAGTGTATCTTTGTGTAAAAGACATGATTAGTGGTTACATTATCTGAAGAAAATTATTTAAAAGCGATTTACCATTTAGGCAAACATGGTACGGTTGCAGTCAGTACAAATGCTATTGCAGAGAAAATAGAATCTAAAGCATCATCGGTTACTGATATGGTGAAAAAGTTAGCGGATAAGAATTTGGCGAACTACGTTAAATATCAAGGCGTGACTTTAACTGAAAAGGGACGTCTAGCTGCTGTTTTGGTGATTAGAAAGCATAGACTTTGGGAAGTGTTTTTAGTAGAGAAGTTAAATTTTACATGGGATGAAGTTCATGATGTTGCCGAGCAATTAGAGCATATAAAATCGTTAAAATTAGTAAACGAATTAGATGCTTTTTTAGGATATCCTACACATGATCCACATGGAGACCCAATTCCAGATAAAGACGGGAATTATTCGCTTATAAAGAGTGTGAATATTTTAGAAGTTAAAAAAGGGAAAACTGGTGTTTTGGCTTTGGTAAAAGATTCGTCTGATGCTTTTTTAAAATATCTAAATAAGAATGAGTTAGCTTTGGGAGATCGCATTACGATTTTAGATTTCGAACCTTTCGATAAATCGTTAACCATAGAAACGTCTAACAAGAAAATGATTATAACTAAAGAGGTTGCTAAAAATTTATATTTAAGCTTATAACTATGGAAAACTACAGCCCTTTAACTGCGCTCCTCATATTTTTTATTATAGTTGCCTTAATGTTTGTTTTATTTAGACCAATAAAAGGATGGTTCTGGATTATTAGAAAATCGTTACAAAACAGTGAAAAGGAAATTATTGAGGATATTTTAAAACAACTGTATCATTTTGAAGATTCAAAGAATAAGGTTTACATGAAAACCTTAGTTCAGGTTTTGGATTATAAAAACGATGACATTGTTGAAGCTGTTAAGAAAATGACGATTAACGATTTAATTTATTCTGAATTCGATGCATTAAAATTAACCGAAGAAGGACGAGATTATGCACTGCGTATTGTTAGAGTGCATCGTCTTTGGGAACGCTATTTAGCCGATAAAACAGGAGTTCATAAAAAGGAGTGGCACGACAGAGCAGAGTCTATGGAACACCGTTTAAGTCATGATGAGGCCGATGAATTAGCAGCACATTTAGGTCACCCACAATTCGATCCTCACGGCGATCCTATTCCAACACGAACAGGTCGATTGGCAGATGTACAAGGCGTAGAATTACCCTTATTACCAGTAGGTACGGTTGGAAGAATTACACACATTGAAGATGAACCCGAAGTTATTTACAAGCAAATTTTAGCTGAAAATATTTATATGGGTTCAGTACTTAAAGTAACAGAAAATAATGCCACAAGAATTGTATTTCAATCGGAAGGGGAAGAATTTAGGTTAGCACCCATAGTTGCTGCAAATTTAAATGTAGCACCTATAGAACAAGAAGTTGATTTAGAAGAAAATATTGCTCGTTTGTCTAGTTTAAAAGAAAACGAAACGGCTAAAATTATTGGAATTTCAAGAGAAAATAGAGGGGATAGCAGAAGGCGTTTGTTAGACTTAGGATTTGTAAAAGGGTCAAATGTGAGTATCGACCTTATGAATCCGTTAGGTAACCCGAATGCATACTTAATAAAAGGAACCTCTATTGCTTTACGAAAAGACCAAGCTTCGAAAATCTTAATTAAAAAAGATTAAACTATGGAAACAAAAGTAAAAAGCGCTTGCGAAACTTGTGCGCACTTTAATAAAGATGGTTTAAAAAAACTAGGTATTCATACCGATGATTTCGATTTTATTGTCGCTCTAGCTGGTAATCCTAATACAGGAAAAAGTACGGTGTTTAATGCTTTAACTGGTTTAAAGCAACATACTGGAAACTGGCCAGGAAAAACGGTTACACGTGCGGAGGGCGGATTTGAATATAATACTGAAAAATATAAATTGGTAGATTTGCCAGGAACATATTCTTTAATGTCTACATCTGAAGATGAAGAAGCTGCAAGAGATTTTATTCTTTTCGGAAAACCAGATGTTACCGTTATAGTTGCCGATGCAAATCGTTTAGAACGCAATTTAAATTTAGTACTTCAAATTCTAGAAATTACAGATAAAGCTGTCCTGTGCTTAAATTTAATGGACGAGGCCAAGCGTAATAAAGTAGATATTGATGTAAGAACTTTATCTCGAGATTTAGGAATTCCGGTGGTGCCTACTAGTGCACGATTTAATCAAGGTATTCCTGAGCTAATTCAAACCATAAGTGAGATTGCTAGCGGGAAAATTGTATGTAAACCACATCGTATTAAAAATGTGCCAAAAAATATTGAGAAAGCCGTGAAAACGCTTACGGATCAAATAGAAAAAGAATTTCCAAACATTCCGAATAGCCGTTGGATTGCTTTTAGATTGTTAGAAGGCGATAAGCAAATTATTAATGCCTTAAGAACAGGAGAATTTCTTTAATTTTTCGAATACTATGAAAGAGAATAATATAGACAATATCATCGAATTATCTAATGAGCTTCGTTGGCAGATTGGCGACGAGTTTCACGATAATCTTACCGAAAGTATTTATGCAGATGCGGCCGATATTGTAAAAGATTCAGTAAAAACTCAGGAAGGCGAAAAGCGATTTCGTTTAGATTCTAAGATTGATAAGATTGTAACAAGTAAAAGGTGGGGATTTCCTATTATGTTTTTAATTCTAGGAACTATTTTATGGCTCACTATTGTTGGTGCAAATTACCCGTCGTCTTTATTGGCGAGTTTGCTTTTAGATACGGTACATCCCATTTTAACTAGTGGTGCAGAAAGTGTTAATATGCCTTGGTGGCTTGCCGGTTTCTTAATTGATGGTGTGTATTTGGCAGTGGCTTGGGTTATCGCGGTAATGTTACCGCCCATGGCAATCTTTTTCCCCATGTTTACACTCTTAGAAGATTTTGGATATTTACCTCGTGTGGCTTTTAATCTAGATTCTTTATTTAATAAATCTGGAGCACACGGAAAACAAGCTTTAACCATGAGTATGGGATTTGGTTGTAATGCTGCAGGTGTAGTGGCAACCCGAATTATAGATAGTCCTAGAGAGCGCTTGATTGCAATTATTACAAATAATTTCTCGCTGTGTAATGGGCGTTGGCCAACGCAAATTTTAATTGCAACCATTTTTATCGGTGCAGTTGTACCAAAATCCTTATCTAGTTTTGCGTCTTTATTGGCAGTAATCGGAATTGCTGTTTTAGGAATGGGATTTATGTTTGGTGTGTCCTGGGCCTTGTCCAAAACAGTATTAAAAGGTGAAGTATCTACATTTAATTTAGAGTTACCTCCATATAGACCACCACGTTTTTGGAAAACCATTTATACCTCTTTAATAGACAGAACTGCAATTGTATTATGGAGAGCCATAGTTTTTGCAGCTCCTGCCGGTGCGGTTATTTGGTTGATATCTAATTTACATATTGGAGACGAAACCATCGCAGCATGGTTGGTTAACGGTATGGATGGTTTCGGATTCTTACTTGGTTTAAATGGTGTTATTTTATTGGCCTATATCGTTGCTATTCCTGCCAACGAAATTGTGATTCCAACGATTTTGATGCTGACCGTTATGGTCACTGGAATAGGTGGTGGTGAAGGTGCTGGAGTGATGTTCGAGTTAGATTCTATAAACGCTACAGGTGATATTTTAAGAGCTGGAGGTTGGACTTTATTAACAGCAATAAATTTGATGCTTTTTAGTTTGTTGCATAATCCGTGTAGTACCACAATCTATACTATATATAAGGAAACAAATAGTGCCAAATGGACTGCTGTAGCATCTATTATGCCTGTAATTTTAGGTTTTATAGTTTGTTTTTTAGTGGCTCAGGTATGGAGACTGGTATTTTGATTAATATAAATGAAGAATTTGTACTAGTGTAAATACTATTAAAAGTATTCTAGATATAAGGAGTCCCAATATTTATAAATGTTGATACGCTTTTAGGCGATAAAATTTGAGATAAAAAAAGCACCACGAATTTACGTGGTGCTTTTTCTTTTATGTGTCCCGTCCTGAAATAGCGATACACTAAAAACTTAGTGTAATCAACATGAAAGGAGGTTCTAGTAAAACCTAAGATCTAGTTTGCTATGATGAATGTTTTGAAATTATAAATTTCTACGAACAGCCACACCCAGTACCATCTGTACCACATGCTTTTTTCTTAGAGTTGCCTTTTTTCCAAAAGAATTTCTTGATTAGAAAGGCAACTGCAATTCCTAAAGATGTAAAAACTAATATATTTTGAATGATTGTATTCATAAGTATATGGTCGTTTTAATTACGGTGTACTTTCATTTATATTAAAACTTGATAGGCTATAAATGCAGAAACATATGCTAATATCGTCATGAATGCCAATTGAAGTGTTGGCCACTTCCAACTGTTAGTTTCACGTTTTACAATGGCTAAGGTACTCATACATTGCATGGCGAAAGCATAAAATAATAACAGCGAAATTCCTGATGCAAAGTTAAAAAGCGGTCCGCCTAAAATAGGATTCACTTCTCCTGCCATTCTGTTTTTAATGGTTTCTTCCTGGTCATTACCAACACTGTAAATAGTAGCTAAAGTTCCTACAAATACCTCACGTGCGGCAAACGAACTTACAATAGCAATCCCGATTTTCCAATCGTAACCAAGTGGTCTAATAGCAGGTTCGATAGCATGACCGGCAATCCCGATATAAGAATGTTCTAATTTGTACGAATCTATTTTATGATCTAAATCCTCTTGAGATAAGTTTTCTGAAGCATGTTTTTCAGTTATAATATTCTCGGCATCATTAAAACGCTCACCTGGACCATAAGATGCTAAAAACCATAAGATAATTGAAATGGCAAGTATTATTTTACCAGCGCCGAATACAAACGATTTTGTTTTTTCAAGAACGGTTAAAGCTACATTTTTAAATAAAGGCATTTTGTAATTCGGCATTTCGACTACAAAAAACGTTTTACTTTTAAGTTTCATTACGCGGTCTAAAATGTAAGCGGCACTAATGGCCGTTGCAAACCCTAGTAAATACAATAACATTAATGTTAGTGCCTGATAACCTAGTCCTAAGAAAGTACCTTCAGGAATCACTAACGAAATAATAATAAGGTATACAGGTAGCCTTGCTGCGCAGGTAGTAAATGGCGTAACCAATATGGTAATTAATCGCTCTTTCCAACTTTCAATATTTCTAGTGGCCATAATGGCTGGAATCGCACAGGCAGTTCCAGAAATTAAAGGCACAACACTTTTTCCGCTTAATCCAAACCGGCGCATAATTCGATCCATTAAAAAGACCACACGACTCATGTATCCGCTTTCTTCAAGTATGGCAATAAACAAGAATAAGAAGGCAATTTGTGGTATAAAAATAACCACACCTCCTAAACCTGGAATAATTCCCTCGGCCAATAAGTTTGTGAATACTCCGTCTGGAAGTTCGTTTTTAACCCATTCACTTAAAGATGCAAACGATGAATCAATAAAATCCATTGGTATGCTCGACCAAT contains:
- a CDS encoding acyl-ACP desaturase, producing the protein MSLKNVRLEVMQFLEKDVDALIEKYLIPIETIWQPTDFLPDSESPKFFEEVKEIRELAKDLPYDFWVVLVGDMITEEALPTYESWLMDVEGVGQIERNGWSKWVRHWTGEENRHGDVLNKYLYLSGRVNMREIEKTTQHLIADGFDIGTDRDPYKNFVYTSFQELATYISHNRVAKLAKERGNKQLSKMCRIISGDEMRHHNAYSEFVERIFAVDPSQMMMAFHYMMKQKITMPAHFLRESGGQISSAFEEFSNTAQRIGVYTSMDYIDILEKLLKRWEIEKVTGLTDEAEKARDYLIKLPSRMTRIAERMKVPENSFEFKWVEPAKL
- a CDS encoding lysophospholipid acyltransferase family protein, translated to MKILAYPLTALYALAFLLSICIFHPILWISHRVFGYNALQHSVNALQFVLLRCLNILGTRFTYTNNFENDIPKDTPLIIVSNHQSMYDISPILWYMRQYHPKFISKIELGKGIPSVSYNLRHGGAALIDRKNPRQSIRAINEFSEFINEKNMLQLFFQKAHAAKTAILSRFNAVGCKL
- a CDS encoding BrxA/BrxB family bacilliredoxin — protein: MYPAELVKPMREDLTKVGFEELHTAEAVDAAIAKEGTTLVVVNSVCGCAAANARPGASMSIQNDKKPDHLVTVFAGVDKEAVDAARGYMIPFPPSSPCIALFKDGELVHMLERHHIEGRPAEMIADNLKDAFNQVC
- a CDS encoding TerB family tellurite resistance protein — encoded protein: MSVSKWLGATLGWSFGGPIGAILGFALGSVVDGLSNGGIKVNTQGPFSSPSQSRTRSGDFEVSLLVLAAIVIKADGRSDQRELDYVRAQFVGMYGKDRANQAFKLFKNISQQENIPVRDVCLQIKQMMDHPSRLQLLHFLFGIAKADGNVSKSEVDIIYTISNYLGIRAIDFESIKAMFYSSSDNAYKILEIDKSATNDEIKKAYRNMAKKYHPDKVIHLGPEHQKGAEEKFRQVKDAYDQLQKERGFN
- a CDS encoding TonB-dependent receptor — translated: MKLLLLLLTLTTTSIYAQNKGVLSGRITTEGDPLAFANVYIQNTSKGSTTDENGYFKIEHIDYGSYYILASFTGFKSKKQRITISKQETIVNFNLDESESLDEIVISGTLKPVRRSDSPVPVEVYSTAFLKKNPTPSIFEAMQNVNGVRPQINCNVCNTGDIHINGLEGPYTLVLIDGMPIVSGLSTVYGLSGIPNSLINQIEIVKGPASSLYGSEAVGGLINIITKSPDKASSVFADAFVSSWGEVNADLSFKANISDKIALLLGINYFNYSNPIDNNNDNFTDLTLQDRVSIFQKWKVKRKNNRVFDVAGRFFYEDRWGGEMNWDKSYRGGDKIYGESIYTTRYELLGNYQLPVNENMFLQFSYTEHDQNSVYGDVPYLAQQRIGFTQLTWYKTLNKHDVLAGTAARYNYYNDNTPATVNADEVVIPSLFIQDNISFNTKHNLLLGARYDYDERHGSIFTPRLAYKYKSDNETIIRFNAGTGFRVVNLFTEEHAALTGARDVIIAEELKPEQSYNINFNYLETFYTKNHNIFTLDASAWYTYFTNVILPDYDSNPNEIIYDNLNGHAVTTGVSANADITFTNGLKVLIGATFQDVSQTEDGITTKQILTESYSGTWGVSYSFYKPHITLDYTGNLYGPMRLPLLGDLDPREEYSPVYSIQNIQATYAFSDFEIYGGVKNLLNWTPNKGNPFIIARTEDPFDKNVQFNNNGDVIPTADNPYALTFDPSYVYAPNQGIRLFLGMRYKFN
- a CDS encoding metal-dependent transcriptional regulator, translating into MVTLSEENYLKAIYHLGKHGTVAVSTNAIAEKIESKASSVTDMVKKLADKNLANYVKYQGVTLTEKGRLAAVLVIRKHRLWEVFLVEKLNFTWDEVHDVAEQLEHIKSLKLVNELDAFLGYPTHDPHGDPIPDKDGNYSLIKSVNILEVKKGKTGVLALVKDSSDAFLKYLNKNELALGDRITILDFEPFDKSLTIETSNKKMIITKEVAKNLYLSL
- a CDS encoding metal-dependent transcriptional regulator encodes the protein MENYSPLTALLIFFIIVALMFVLFRPIKGWFWIIRKSLQNSEKEIIEDILKQLYHFEDSKNKVYMKTLVQVLDYKNDDIVEAVKKMTINDLIYSEFDALKLTEEGRDYALRIVRVHRLWERYLADKTGVHKKEWHDRAESMEHRLSHDEADELAAHLGHPQFDPHGDPIPTRTGRLADVQGVELPLLPVGTVGRITHIEDEPEVIYKQILAENIYMGSVLKVTENNATRIVFQSEGEEFRLAPIVAANLNVAPIEQEVDLEENIARLSSLKENETAKIIGISRENRGDSRRRLLDLGFVKGSNVSIDLMNPLGNPNAYLIKGTSIALRKDQASKILIKKD
- a CDS encoding FeoB-associated Cys-rich membrane protein, which translates into the protein MNTIIQNILVFTSLGIAVAFLIKKFFWKKGNSKKKACGTDGTGCGCS
- the feoB gene encoding ferrous iron transport protein B, whose translation is MSKQINVALIGNPNTGKTSVFNALTGLHQKVGNYPGITVEKKEGICKLPRGVKAHIIDLPGTYSLNASSLDENVVIELLLNKKDKDFPDIAIVVSDVENLKRNLLLFTQIKDLEIPTILVINMADRMTRRGISLDIPFLEEQLKTKIAIVSTRKNQGIDQLKELILNYREQSTTPCLNASEIDKAYFDRLQQVFPNQLLYKLWLVITQDVNFGKTDRNEFDAVADFKTKSKTDLKRLQQKETIKRYQFINSTLKKGQTINPSQATDLRAKLDCILTHKVWGYVIFFFILLLIFQAIYDWSSIPMDFIDSSFASLSEWVKNELPDGVFTNLLAEGIIPGLGGVVIFIPQIAFLFLFIAILEESGYMSRVVFLMDRIMRRFGLSGKSVVPLISGTACAIPAIMATRNIESWKERLITILVTPFTTCAARLPVYLIIISLVIPEGTFLGLGYQALTLMLLYLLGFATAISAAYILDRVMKLKSKTFFVVEMPNYKMPLFKNVALTVLEKTKSFVFGAGKIILAISIILWFLASYGPGERFNDAENIITEKHASENLSQEDLDHKIDSYKLEHSYIGIAGHAIEPAIRPLGYDWKIGIAIVSSFAAREVFVGTLATIYSVGNDQEETIKNRMAGEVNPILGGPLFNFASGISLLLFYAFAMQCMSTLAIVKRETNSWKWPTLQLAFMTILAYVSAFIAYQVLI